Proteins from a genomic interval of Temnothorax longispinosus isolate EJ_2023e unplaced genomic scaffold, Tlon_JGU_v1 HiC_scaffold_632, whole genome shotgun sequence:
- the LOC139824882 gene encoding uncharacterized protein: protein MNSLFGPELNLTVSAYILPKLTTSIPSIKLQPGSWPHLEGIRLADPDFLKPGSIDLIIGADIYGSLLESKLIKGNVGTPVAQATKLGWVISGPTTLETSLVNRQSYHVSISQELYNLIYKFWELEEVPSSKIPILSKEEQDCEDHFLSTHKRDETGRYIIRLHFKSNPSKLGNSKDKALRIIRSLAGRFKTNSNYFNLYSDFMVEYRNLGHMQIVPSSESEPSPTISLTMAYYENRV, encoded by the coding sequence ATGAATTCGCTTTTCGGACCTGAACTAAATTTAACTGTTTCTGCTTATATTCTGCCTAAACTTACTACTTCTATTCCATCGATTAAATTACAACCCGGTTCGTGGCCTCATTTGGAGGGAATTCGACTAGCCGATCCCGATTTCTTAAAGCCCGGTTCGATTGATTTGATAATAGGCGCGGACATTTATGGTTCTTTACTCGAAAGTAAACTAATAAAAGGTAATGTTGGAACGCCAGTAGCGCAAGCTACCAAGTTGGGCTGGGTAATTTCGGGACCAACTACGCTTGAAACTTCTTTAGTTAATAGACAAAGCTATCACGTGTCGATTAGCCAAGaactttacaatttaatttataaattctggGAATTAGAGGAAGTTCCTTCGTCGAAAATTCCAATACTTTCTAAAGAAGAACAGGATTGCGAGGATCACTTCCTTTCTACGCATAAGAGAGACGAAACTGGGAGATACATTATTAGACTTCATTTCAAATCAAATCCGTCTAAACTTGGCAACTCAAAAGATAAGGCTTTGCGAATAATCAGGAGTTTGGCTGGCAGATTCAAGacaaattctaattattttaatctttactCGGATTTTATGGTAGAGTACAGAAACTTAGGTCACATGCAGATAGTGCCTTCATCGGAATCGGAGCCCTCTCCTACTATCTCCCTCACCATGGCGTATTACGAGAACAGAGTCTGA